Genomic window (Streptomyces yatensis):
CGGCTTGGTCCCGATGAAGACGAACAGGGCGCAGGCGTCCAGGGTGCGGCGCTCCCCGGTGCGGCGGTGCTCCACCACGATCGTCCGCAGGGCGTCCTCGCCGCGCACCTCGCGGAGCTCGCTGTCCAGCAGCACGCTCACCCGCGGATGGCGCTCGATCTGGTCGACCAGATAGCGGGACATGTTGGCGCCCAGATACGAGCCCCTGATCAGCAGATACACCCGGGGCACCCATGCGGCGAGGAAGAGCGAGGCCTGGCCCGCCGAATTGCCGCCGCCGACCACGGCGACGGGGGCCGCGCCGCACTGCCGCGCCTCGTAGACGGTGGCCGCGTAGTAGACGCTCGTCCGCTCCAGCCGGTCCATTCCGGGGACGTCGAGGCGGCGGTAATGGGCGCCGGTGGCCAGGACGACGGTACGGCACAGCGTTTCGCTGCCGTCGGCGAAGGTGACGCGGTAGTGGTCGTGGCCCGGTTCTAGGGAGGTCGCCTCCGCCGGGATCCGTACCTGCGTACCGAATTTGCGCGCCTGGAGCATGCCCCGCTCGGCCAGTTCCGAGCCGGGGATCCCGGCCGGGAAGCCGAAGTAGTTCTCGATCAGGGACGTGGTGCCCGCCTGGCCGCCGGGGGCCACCGTGTCCACGACCGTGGTGGTCAGCCCGTCGGAGGAGCCGTAGACGGCGGCGGCGATCCCGGCCGGGCCGGAGCCGACGACCAGCAGGTCGCAGTGGCTGTGCGGGGCCATCGGTGGGGAGAGGCCGATGAGCTGGGCCAGTTCGGCGTTGTCGGGGTTGCGCAGCACATGGTGCTCGCGCCAGATGATGATCGGGGTGTCCTCCGGGCTGACCGCGACGCGGCGCAGCAGCGCCTCGGCCTCCCGGTCCGTCTCCAGGTCGATCCAGCGGTGCGGCAGCCGGTTGCGGGCCGCGAACTCGCGCAGCCGCCGGGTGTCGGGCGAGTAGCGCGAGCCGAGGATGCGGAAGCCGACGCCGCCCCCGACCAGCTGGGCGCGGCGGCCCAGATAGGCGCGCAGGACGAGGTTGCCCAGGCAGGGGTCACGGGCCAGCAGCGCCTTCAGCCGGTCCACCGGGAGGGCCAGCACCTCTCCGGCCTCCTGGGCGTGGGCGGTGTAGAAGGCCACCTGCCCCTGGAGCAGGCTCAGTTCGCCGAGGAAGCGCCCCGGGCCGTGCACCCTCAGGAGCTGCTCGTCCGGGGTGCCGCGGTGCGCGGTGATCGCGACCGAGCCGCTGAGGACGACGAAGAAGTCCGGGGGCGGGCCGCCGTCGTGGATGAGCACCTCACCGGGCACCACGGAGCGGCGGGTGCCGTGCCGGGAGAGGTGGGCGATCTGCTCGTCCGTCAGCCGCGGATACGCGCCGTGGATATCCGGGGTCTCGTCCGGTACGGCTTGTTCCGGTGCGGCGTCCGGTACGGCTCGCTCCCGCACGTCGTCCGGTACGGCTTGCTCCGGTGCGGCGTCCCGGGACCGGTCCTCGTCCGTCATCACATCAGGCCATGGCCTCGTGGGCGTAGCACCACCGCCACGTCTCGCCCGGTTCCATGGGCTCGACGATGGGGTGTTGGTCGGCGTACGCGTGCGCACGGGCGTGCTTGAGCGGCGAGGAGTCGCAGCACCCGACGTGTCCGCAGGTCAGACAGAGCCGCAGATGGACCCAGGGGGACCCCAGGCGCAGGCACTCCTCACAGCCCTCGGGGCTGCGCGGGGCGACCGGCCGCACCATCGACAGGTGTGGATCGGGCTCGATGGCCATGGCGTTCGTCCTTTCTGGCGGGGGCCCGGGTCGGCATTGTTCTCACGCGGCCTTTCCGAGTTCCGCGGTTTCTGGTTGTCGTTCGTGGGTGACGACGAGTTCGCCGTGTTGGGCGTCGATCTTGATGGTGGTGCCTTCGTCGATGTCACCGCGGAGCAGGGCGCGGCCGATGAGGGTTTCGACTTCGTGGGAGATGAAGCGGCGCAGTGGGCGGGCGCCGTAGACGGGGTCGTAGCCTTCGTGGGCGATGACCTGGCGGCCGGCGGGGGTGAGTTCGATGGCGATGAGGCGTTCGGCCAGGCGTTTGCGCAGGTCGTCGAGTTGGAGTTCCACGATGCGTTCGATCTGGGCCTCGCCGAGGGCTTGAAGAGGACGATGTCATCGACCCGGTTGAGGAATTCGGGGCGGAAGTGGCCGCGCAGCTCGCTCATCACCAGGCCCCGGGCGTCGGGCTTGAGTTCGCCGTCGGTGGTGACGCCGTCCAGCAGGTGCATCGAGCCGATGTTGGAGGTCATGATGATCACGGTGTTGCGGAAGTCCACCAGCCGTCCCTGGGCGTCGGTGATCCGGCCGTCGTCCAGGACCTGCAGCAGGGTGTTGAACACATCGGTGTGCGCTTTTTCGATCTCGTCGAAGAGGACGACCGAGTACGGTTTGCGCCGCACCGCCTCGGTGAGCTGGCCGCCCTCCTCGTAGCCGACGTATCCGGGCGGGGCGCCGACCAGCCGGCTGACGGTATGCCGTTCCTGGTACTCGCTCATGTCCAGGCGGATCATGTTCTCCTCGGTGTCGAAGAGGGCCGCGGCCAGTGCCTTGGCCAGCTCGGTCTTCCCGACGCCGGTGGGGCCGAGGAAGATGAACGAGCCGATCGGACGGCGCGGGTCCCGGATGCCCGAGCGGGCCCGGATGATGGCGTCGGAGACCAGCTTGACCGCCTCGTCCTGGCCGATGACCCGCTCCTGGAGGATCTCGTCCAGGCGCAGCAGCTTCTCCCGTTCGCCTTCCTGCAGGCGGGAGACGGGGATGCCGGTCCAGGCGGAGACGATGTCGGCGATCTCCTCCTCGGTGACCACTTCGCGCAGCAGCCGGTGCGTGCCCTGTTTGGCGGCCAGTTGTTCTTCCTCGGCGGCCAGTTTGCGCTGGAGTTCCTGGAGTCGGCCGTAGCGCAGTTCGGCGGCCCGGTTCAGGTCATAGGCGCGTTCGGCCTCCTCGGCCTCGCGGCGTACTTCCTCCAGCTCCCGTCGCAGGTCCTGCACCCGGCGGATGGACTGCCGCTCGGCCTCCCACTGGGCGTGTTTGGCATCCGCCTCGGCGCGCAGATCGGCCAGCTCCCGGCGCAGTTCCTCCAGCCGCTGCGCACTGGCCGGATCACTCTCCTTGGACAGCGCGGCCTCCTCGATCTCCAGCCGGGTGACCCGCCGGGTGATCTCATCCAGCTCCGCGGGCATGGAGTCGATCTCGGTGCGCAGCCGGGCGCATGCCTCATCGACCAGGTCGATGGCCTTGTCGGGCAGGAACCGGTCGCTGATGTAGCGGTGGCTGAGGGTGGCGGCGGAGACCAGCGCGGTGTCCTGGATCTTCACCCCGTGGAAAACCTCCAGGCGCTCACGCAGGCCCCGCAGGATGGAGATGGTGTCCTCCACACTCGGCTCATCCACCAGCACCATCTGGAAACGGCGCTCCAGCGCGGCGTCCTTCTCGATGTGCCGGCGGTACTCATCCAACGTGGTCGCGCCGATCATGTGCAGCTCACCGCGGGCCAGCATCGGCTTGAGCATGTTCCCGGCATCCATGGCACCCTCCGCCGCCCCGGCGCCGACCACGGTGTGCAGCTCGTCCACGAACAGCAGGATCCGCCCCTGAGCGGACTTGACCTCGGTCAGCACCGCCTTGAGCCGCTCCTCGAACTCCCCGCGGTACTTCGCCCCCGCCACCAGCGAACCCATGTCCAAAGCG
Coding sequences:
- a CDS encoding FAD-dependent oxidoreductase, which translates into the protein MTDEDRSRDAAPEQAVPDDVRERAVPDAAPEQAVPDETPDIHGAYPRLTDEQIAHLSRHGTRRSVVPGEVLIHDGGPPPDFFVVLSGSVAITAHRGTPDEQLLRVHGPGRFLGELSLLQGQVAFYTAHAQEAGEVLALPVDRLKALLARDPCLGNLVLRAYLGRRAQLVGGGVGFRILGSRYSPDTRRLREFAARNRLPHRWIDLETDREAEALLRRVAVSPEDTPIIIWREHHVLRNPDNAELAQLIGLSPPMAPHSHCDLLVVGSGPAGIAAAVYGSSDGLTTTVVDTVAPGGQAGTTSLIENYFGFPAGIPGSELAERGMLQARKFGTQVRIPAEATSLEPGHDHYRVTFADGSETLCRTVVLATGAHYRRLDVPGMDRLERTSVYYAATVYEARQCGAAPVAVVGGGNSAGQASLFLAAWVPRVYLLIRGSYLGANMSRYLVDQIERHPRVSVLLDSELREVRGEDALRTIVVEHRRTGERRTLDACALFVFIGTKPCTDWLTDVLALDDQGFVLTGDEAEARAGHSVREGPGRGCLGLETTLPGVFAAGDVRSGSVKRVASAAGEGAMAIHHVHDRLARTAAAPAHPSADPSAPPTSPAPSGRSAAPGVDPGADPHVSASPAQPRQPRSRST
- a CDS encoding UBP-type zinc finger domain-containing protein produces the protein MAIEPDPHLSMVRPVAPRSPEGCEECLRLGSPWVHLRLCLTCGHVGCCDSSPLKHARAHAYADQHPIVEPMEPGETWRWCYAHEAMA